A genomic window from Oceanobacillus timonensis includes:
- a CDS encoding PadR family transcriptional regulator: MNAQFKKGVLELCVLVLLDKQDYYGYELIKRITDKIEISEGSVYPVLRRILKQGYCTTYLRESTEGPSRKYYHLTEEGKDYLLELKEAYDNFTHGVDSLMKEERNE; the protein is encoded by the coding sequence TTGAATGCACAATTTAAAAAAGGGGTTCTCGAACTCTGCGTTTTAGTACTGCTTGATAAACAAGATTACTATGGTTATGAGTTAATCAAGCGGATTACGGATAAAATCGAAATATCAGAAGGATCGGTCTATCCCGTTTTACGCCGGATATTAAAACAGGGGTATTGTACAACTTACCTTAGAGAGTCCACCGAAGGGCCAAGCAGAAAGTATTATCATTTAACAGAGGAAGGGAAAGATTATCTCCTGGAACTGAAAGAAGCATATGATAATTTTACGCACGGCGTGGATTCGTTAATGAAGGAGGAGAGAAATGAATAA
- a CDS encoding DUF1700 domain-containing protein — MNKLDFLKELKVYLQDLSSQEQKEIIQDFEEHFEMGRAEGKTDEEIVRSLGSPQQIAKELQPQEIEQYSANQSEQSPSLRIGMIIGLLFFNLIIVLGPAIGFAGIILSIWVVAFSFVAQLFIAGIQWIIQPVSFYLFELFTSITLAGIGLLIFTGAKYITNAAIRIFSKYIAFNVRLVKGENRP; from the coding sequence ATGAATAAGTTAGACTTTTTAAAAGAACTCAAAGTTTACTTGCAGGATTTATCATCACAAGAACAAAAAGAAATCATTCAAGATTTTGAAGAGCATTTTGAAATGGGAAGAGCAGAAGGAAAAACAGATGAAGAAATTGTTCGTTCACTAGGTTCCCCACAACAGATAGCAAAAGAATTGCAACCTCAGGAAATAGAACAATACTCGGCAAATCAATCAGAACAAAGCCCTTCCCTTAGAATAGGTATGATTATCGGACTTTTATTCTTTAATCTTATTATTGTACTCGGGCCTGCTATTGGCTTTGCCGGTATCATTCTGTCAATATGGGTTGTTGCTTTTTCATTTGTTGCACAACTTTTTATAGCAGGTATCCAATGGATTATCCAACCTGTTTCATTCTATTTATTTGAATTATTTACTTCTATCACGCTTGCCGGGATAGGGTTACTCATCTTCACGGGGGCAAAATATATAACAAATGCAGCTATCCGTATATTTTCTAAATACATTGCATTTAATGTCCGCCTGGTGAAAGGAGAGAATCGCCCATGA
- a CDS encoding DUF4097 family beta strand repeat-containing protein, with protein sequence MITVKRITILAVFLLVIGIIGMAATFSTYKESASYEETESIPFDANELEEIEVDAKNTQIRLHPANGEEPRAEYTATGRKTETQELDTSNDGEKLGIQIEENFFPFFHVDFMFQSHATLDIFIPANMMEKIHVQTTNSKITASDLQINELQLHTSNGRIEGENLETPSLHVQSSNGRIVLNDVQGDVYGKSSNSRIMLENIIGQVTAHTSNGKIELNSIEGDTTAETTNGKVEAQHISGEMNAKTNNAAINIETVDFNYPMDLQTSNGKITIISEQEPENATFDLRTNNGTIRVFDSKEWDITYGNGDTLIKAHTSNGGITIE encoded by the coding sequence ATGATCACAGTAAAAAGAATCACCATTTTGGCTGTTTTCCTGCTTGTTATCGGAATAATAGGAATGGCTGCTACTTTTTCAACTTATAAAGAATCTGCTTCCTATGAAGAAACAGAGTCCATTCCTTTCGATGCAAATGAACTTGAGGAAATTGAAGTAGACGCAAAGAATACGCAAATCCGTCTTCATCCAGCGAACGGTGAGGAACCAAGAGCGGAGTATACCGCAACAGGAAGAAAAACAGAAACACAAGAGCTTGATACCTCTAACGATGGAGAAAAATTGGGCATTCAAATTGAGGAAAACTTCTTTCCTTTCTTTCATGTCGACTTCATGTTTCAATCACATGCTACTTTAGACATTTTTATTCCTGCAAATATGATGGAAAAGATACATGTACAAACGACAAATAGCAAAATAACTGCTTCTGATTTACAAATCAATGAATTGCAGCTTCATACTAGCAACGGGAGAATTGAAGGAGAGAATTTAGAAACGCCTTCCCTCCATGTACAGTCGTCTAATGGAAGAATCGTACTGAATGATGTGCAGGGGGATGTTTACGGGAAATCTTCCAATAGCAGGATTATGTTAGAAAATATTATTGGCCAAGTAACGGCACATACCAGCAATGGAAAAATCGAACTCAATTCCATAGAAGGTGACACGACTGCGGAAACAACAAATGGAAAAGTGGAAGCTCAACATATTTCCGGAGAAATGAATGCTAAAACAAATAATGCAGCTATAAATATAGAAACAGTAGATTTTAATTATCCAATGGATTTACAAACAAGCAATGGAAAAATTACTATTATTTCGGAACAGGAGCCCGAGAACGCTACTTTCGATTTACGTACCAATAATGGCACCATCCGTGTATTTGATTCAAAAGAGTGGGATATCACTTACGGAAATGGCGATACATTGATTAAAGCCCATACGAGTAATGGCGGCATCACAATTGAATAA
- the rbsK gene encoding ribokinase: MKRNPRVCVVGSINMDMVTTTDKIPAQGETVMGESFTTYPGGKGANQAVAAARLGADVVMVGAVGEDAFGKSLKERFREEGANDEAITTVPYESTGVATIIISDGDNRIIVAPGANKYITPERLKEKEDIILSSDIILMQFEIPMEAVAHTVDLAYKHDIPVVINPAPFTDIPESVIKKVTFLTPNELELSEMEQSIDASLIKGKIIETRGEQGVAFMLTNGEKKTIPSFPAQVKDTTGAGDTFNGAFVTEYAKEKDIEKAIQFANAAASLSVEKIGAQGGMPEREAVVKRMEIK, encoded by the coding sequence GTGAAAAGAAATCCAAGAGTTTGTGTTGTTGGAAGTATTAATATGGATATGGTGACAACAACAGATAAAATACCTGCGCAAGGGGAGACAGTTATGGGGGAATCGTTCACAACTTACCCTGGCGGAAAAGGCGCAAATCAGGCTGTTGCAGCAGCCAGACTCGGAGCAGATGTTGTCATGGTCGGGGCTGTGGGTGAAGATGCTTTTGGTAAAAGTTTAAAAGAACGATTCCGTGAAGAAGGAGCGAATGACGAGGCAATTACCACAGTTCCTTATGAATCAACAGGCGTTGCTACCATTATTATATCTGATGGAGATAATCGGATTATTGTTGCCCCGGGAGCTAATAAGTATATAACTCCAGAAAGGCTAAAGGAGAAAGAAGATATTATTCTTTCCAGTGATATCATTTTAATGCAATTTGAAATACCGATGGAAGCCGTTGCGCATACGGTAGATCTTGCTTATAAGCATGATATTCCGGTCGTCATTAATCCGGCGCCATTTACCGATATTCCAGAATCCGTTATAAAGAAGGTAACTTTTTTGACGCCCAATGAATTGGAACTTTCGGAAATGGAGCAATCCATTGACGCGTCGTTGATAAAAGGGAAAATTATCGAAACAAGGGGAGAGCAGGGCGTCGCTTTTATGCTGACGAATGGAGAAAAGAAAACCATTCCATCTTTTCCAGCGCAAGTAAAAGATACGACTGGAGCGGGGGACACCTTTAATGGTGCTTTCGTGACGGAGTATGCCAAAGAAAAAGATATTGAAAAGGCTATCCAATTTGCGAATGCTGCAGCCTCTTTATCTGTAGAAAAAATTGGAGCTCAAGGAGGCATGCCGGAACGAGAAGCTGTGGTGAAGCGGATGGAGATAAAGTAA
- a CDS encoding LacI family DNA-binding transcriptional regulator, whose amino-acid sequence MATIREVAKLAGVSVATVSRVMNQNGYINEKTKEKVEDAIKELDYRPNDVARTLFKGTSNMIALFVPDIMNPFFPELARAVEDTANKSGYTFILCNTDNNREKEIKYLHTLLQKTIGGVVMVSSSIPLETLHKVDVPMVALDRKIADMISVTVNNRTGAAEAVRYLQKNGCQKIAHISGPEDTTSAVERKKGYLDVMQQEAGFCEKDYIVPGEYTFDGAYQATKELIQKHPEIDGVFAANDLMGVGVLKAAEALHLRVPEDLSVIGFDGIEIGKITTPALTTMGQPIYEMGKRAVEIIIDQMANNQKECDSEQYTVQLIKRQSTKERSE is encoded by the coding sequence ATGGCGACAATTCGAGAGGTTGCAAAACTTGCCGGCGTATCTGTAGCTACAGTTTCCCGTGTAATGAATCAGAATGGGTATATAAATGAAAAAACCAAAGAAAAGGTAGAAGATGCGATCAAGGAATTAGATTATCGTCCCAATGATGTAGCCAGGACGCTTTTTAAAGGTACATCCAACATGATTGCATTATTTGTACCGGATATAATGAATCCATTTTTCCCTGAACTGGCACGTGCAGTGGAGGATACAGCAAATAAATCAGGCTACACATTTATTCTTTGTAATACAGATAATAATCGGGAGAAAGAAATCAAATATCTGCATACCCTGTTACAAAAAACAATCGGCGGTGTCGTGATGGTATCAAGCTCCATCCCTTTGGAAACTTTACATAAAGTGGATGTACCGATGGTCGCGTTAGATAGAAAAATAGCAGATATGATTTCTGTTACGGTTAATAACCGCACGGGAGCGGCAGAAGCAGTACGTTATTTGCAGAAAAACGGCTGTCAAAAAATTGCACATATAAGCGGTCCAGAAGATACAACAAGTGCAGTAGAAAGAAAAAAAGGGTATTTGGATGTCATGCAGCAAGAAGCCGGTTTTTGTGAAAAAGACTATATTGTCCCAGGAGAATACACTTTTGACGGAGCTTATCAGGCTACAAAAGAATTAATACAAAAACATCCGGAAATAGACGGCGTGTTTGCTGCGAATGATTTAATGGGTGTCGGCGTTTTAAAAGCTGCGGAGGCTTTACATTTACGTGTACCGGAAGATTTATCGGTGATTGGATTTGACGGAATTGAAATAGGGAAGATCACAACACCGGCGCTGACTACAATGGGACAGCCTATTTATGAAATGGGAAAGCGAGCTGTAGAAATAATCATAGACCAGATGGCTAATAACCAAAAGGAATGTGACTCTGAACAATACACTGTCCAGTTAATCAAACGGCAATCAACCAAGGAAAGGAGCGAGTAG
- a CDS encoding DMT family transporter produces MLKQGTINILLVITIICISLSAILVKLSDAPSTIMVMYRMFLACVLILPMVFKYRHSFTKINQKEWMAIVFAGIFLAAHFGLWFESLKHTTVASSTLILALQPAIALILGMIFFKEKLDMRIVAAMGIAFIGVVIVGGGSLGGGSAAFLGNILSFLAVISVVLYLMIGQRNVKSINHWVYSFFVFLVAGITVAVFNLIGGLAFTGYSTNDWMVFVMLAIFPTGAHIIFNLLLNYVNTTTVSMATLGEPVGASILAVILLQEMLTPVEMIGGVLIIVGIFYFLRLQSGSKQAVPKEWTDEP; encoded by the coding sequence ATATTGAAGCAAGGGACCATTAATATCCTCTTAGTAATTACAATCATCTGCATATCGTTATCGGCAATACTAGTGAAATTATCGGATGCACCTTCTACCATTATGGTGATGTATCGGATGTTTTTAGCATGTGTATTAATTTTGCCGATGGTTTTTAAATATCGACATTCATTCACAAAAATTAATCAAAAAGAGTGGATGGCGATTGTATTTGCCGGCATCTTTCTGGCCGCTCATTTTGGCTTATGGTTTGAGTCTTTAAAACATACGACAGTGGCAAGTTCTACCTTGATTTTAGCTCTACAGCCTGCCATTGCTTTAATCTTAGGAATGATTTTCTTTAAAGAAAAATTAGATATGCGTATCGTGGCAGCCATGGGGATTGCTTTTATCGGTGTTGTTATTGTCGGAGGCGGAAGTTTAGGAGGCGGCAGTGCAGCTTTTCTGGGGAATATTCTGTCTTTCTTGGCTGTTATATCTGTTGTGCTTTACTTAATGATTGGTCAACGGAATGTAAAGTCCATTAATCATTGGGTGTACAGCTTTTTTGTATTTTTGGTTGCCGGAATAACAGTGGCTGTTTTTAATCTAATTGGCGGGCTAGCCTTTACGGGCTATAGTACGAACGATTGGATGGTTTTTGTCATGCTCGCTATTTTCCCGACCGGAGCACATATTATTTTTAATCTGCTATTAAACTATGTCAATACAACAACCGTTTCGATGGCCACATTGGGAGAACCGGTTGGTGCTTCGATACTGGCTGTTATCCTCCTGCAGGAAATGCTTACTCCAGTGGAGATGATAGGCGGCGTCCTGATTATTGTCGGGATATTTTACTTCTTAAGATTACAGAGTGGATCGAAACAAGCTGTTCCAAAAGAATGGACGGATGAACCATGA
- a CDS encoding SDR family NAD(P)-dependent oxidoreductase, translating to MPNLKDQVVLVTGANRGQGKDIAKHFASLGAKVAVGARNLEDAEALSVEIGKDQSLPVQLDVTKEADWTAAVQSIMQTYHKIDVLVNNAGIFTKKPLLDTTVEDFQQLIQVNQLGVFMGLKAVAPYMEKQQKGSIVNNVSISAFAPINESAAYAASKAAVSNLSKSAAIELGPKGIRVNSIHPGVIETNMASSGNLNVNEAEAIPLKRLGQSNDIAKVAAFLASDESAYCNGAEIVVDGGLTLGTDV from the coding sequence ATGCCAAATTTAAAAGATCAAGTCGTACTCGTAACCGGAGCAAATCGTGGACAAGGGAAAGATATCGCCAAACATTTCGCTTCACTTGGCGCAAAAGTTGCAGTTGGAGCAAGGAATCTGGAGGATGCCGAAGCTCTTTCAGTAGAAATCGGGAAAGATCAAAGTCTTCCTGTTCAATTAGATGTGACCAAAGAGGCGGACTGGACAGCAGCAGTCCAATCGATTATGCAAACGTATCATAAAATAGATGTACTCGTTAATAACGCAGGTATCTTCACGAAAAAACCTTTGTTAGATACCACTGTGGAGGATTTTCAACAGTTAATCCAGGTCAATCAGCTTGGGGTTTTTATGGGGTTAAAAGCAGTCGCACCCTACATGGAAAAACAGCAGAAAGGATCGATTGTTAATAATGTATCTATCTCTGCTTTTGCGCCTATTAATGAATCGGCAGCTTATGCAGCTTCCAAAGCCGCTGTTTCCAACCTTTCCAAATCTGCTGCAATCGAGTTGGGACCTAAGGGAATCCGAGTAAATTCCATTCATCCCGGCGTTATTGAAACAAATATGGCCAGCAGCGGTAATTTGAATGTCAATGAAGCGGAGGCTATCCCGCTAAAAAGACTCGGACAGTCCAATGACATAGCAAAAGTAGCCGCTTTTCTTGCTTCGGATGAGAGTGCTTATTGTAATGGTGCTGAAATTGTGGTAGATGGGGGACTTACTTTAGGAACCGATGTTTAA
- a CDS encoding aconitate hydratase, with the protein MQLNAAQKLIQDHLLSGEMKAGEEIGLKIDQTLTQDATGTMVMLELEAMGIDRVKTEASAQYVDHNLIQEDFRNADDHLFLRSAAQKFGVYYSRPGNGVSHPVHMQQLARPGKTLLGSDSHTCANGCMGMLAMGAGGIDVTMAMAGEPYYVKMPRIMGIELKGKLPDWVSAKDVILEMLRRHGVKGGVGKVLEYYGPGVKELSAMDRHVIANMGAELGATATVFPSDEEIKHFLKTQGREDEWIELKADDGAVYDEQEEIDLSALEPLIAKPSSPGNVVPVTEVAGEELYQSYIGSSANPGYRDFAIASEIVKGKQIANGTSLDINPTSRQLLEQLVENGHIANLLSAGARMHQAGCNGCIGMGQAPATGKNSLRTTPRNFPGRSGTREDSVFLCSPETATASVLAGVITDPRTLDMPYPKIKEPTKFSTQGMLEAPPADNSQIELEKGPNITTIPDFEPIEDNFDVPVLLKMGDNISTDEILAGGSRVLPYRSNIQKISTFAFEIIDDDYYEKAMKKRDDGGHMVAAGFNYGQGSSREHAALAPRYLGLKVVLVKDFARIHLQNLINFGILPLTFVNEEDYDLVRQEDVLEFRNIHQTIQNQRQFDIKLQGTDRTITVQHDLTKRHLDILLAGGIINWIKEKQ; encoded by the coding sequence ATGCAGCTTAATGCAGCTCAAAAATTAATTCAGGATCATTTGCTGTCAGGAGAGATGAAGGCTGGAGAAGAGATTGGTCTGAAGATTGACCAGACATTGACACAAGATGCGACAGGCACCATGGTTATGCTGGAATTGGAAGCAATGGGCATCGATAGGGTTAAAACAGAAGCTTCTGCACAATACGTAGATCACAACTTGATTCAAGAAGATTTCCGTAATGCGGATGACCATTTGTTTTTAAGAAGTGCGGCTCAGAAATTTGGTGTTTATTACAGCAGACCTGGAAACGGTGTCAGTCACCCTGTTCACATGCAGCAATTGGCACGTCCCGGTAAAACTTTATTAGGTTCCGATAGTCATACATGTGCGAACGGCTGTATGGGCATGCTGGCAATGGGAGCTGGTGGTATCGATGTGACGATGGCAATGGCCGGCGAACCTTATTATGTGAAAATGCCTCGAATCATGGGAATTGAATTGAAGGGGAAATTACCTGATTGGGTCAGTGCCAAAGACGTCATTTTAGAGATGTTGCGTCGCCATGGCGTAAAAGGCGGTGTAGGCAAAGTTCTTGAATACTATGGACCAGGCGTGAAAGAATTATCTGCCATGGATCGCCACGTTATTGCCAATATGGGAGCAGAACTTGGGGCGACCGCCACGGTGTTTCCGTCAGATGAAGAAATAAAGCATTTTCTAAAAACGCAAGGACGTGAAGATGAGTGGATTGAATTAAAAGCAGATGATGGAGCGGTTTATGATGAACAGGAAGAAATTGATTTATCTGCGTTGGAACCGTTGATTGCGAAACCGTCCAGTCCAGGAAATGTGGTACCTGTTACGGAGGTAGCCGGAGAAGAGCTTTATCAGTCTTATATCGGTTCGTCTGCCAATCCGGGGTATCGCGATTTTGCAATTGCTAGTGAAATTGTAAAAGGAAAACAGATTGCCAACGGTACTTCCCTGGATATTAATCCAACTTCTCGTCAATTGTTGGAGCAGCTTGTAGAAAACGGACATATTGCGAATTTGCTGTCTGCTGGCGCCCGAATGCATCAGGCAGGCTGTAACGGCTGTATCGGTATGGGGCAAGCGCCGGCAACAGGAAAAAATAGTTTACGGACCACACCAAGAAACTTTCCAGGCCGGTCCGGAACAAGAGAAGACAGTGTTTTCCTCTGCAGTCCGGAAACGGCAACTGCTTCTGTGTTAGCAGGTGTGATTACAGATCCGAGAACATTGGATATGCCTTATCCGAAAATAAAAGAACCAACGAAATTTTCGACGCAGGGCATGCTGGAAGCACCTCCGGCTGATAATAGTCAAATTGAATTGGAAAAAGGACCAAATATCACTACGATTCCGGACTTTGAGCCAATTGAAGATAATTTTGATGTTCCTGTATTATTGAAAATGGGAGATAACATTTCTACCGACGAAATCCTTGCCGGCGGTTCACGCGTTTTACCGTATCGAAGTAATATTCAAAAAATCAGTACCTTTGCATTTGAAATTATTGATGATGATTATTATGAAAAGGCAATGAAGAAGCGGGATGACGGCGGCCATATGGTGGCTGCAGGTTTTAACTACGGACAAGGTTCGAGCCGGGAACACGCAGCGCTCGCTCCCCGTTATTTAGGATTAAAGGTCGTACTTGTGAAAGACTTTGCCCGTATTCATCTGCAGAACTTGATTAATTTTGGTATTTTACCATTAACCTTTGTCAATGAAGAAGATTATGATTTAGTTCGTCAGGAAGATGTGCTGGAGTTTCGAAATATCCATCAAACGATTCAAAATCAGCGCCAATTTGATATTAAATTGCAGGGGACAGATCGCACGATTACAGTCCAGCATGATTTAACAAAACGGCATCTTGACATCCTTCTTGCTGGCGGAATTATTAATTGGATTAAAGAAAAACAATAG
- a CDS encoding serine/threonine protein kinase, whose amino-acid sequence MTQSRYAYYASTVLFGNKNKRVHVLQHHNDLQLYGIGRSAAVFKIKKENRVIKIFYPQFKRTAMEEKQNYERLNGSNYYPAIYEAGVNYLVMDFMEGKTFFECLAKGIPLKPYHIKHVDNGLQYARSVGLNPSDIHLHNLILTNDDNVRIIDVARFSQEKICTQWDDLKCAYRQYYQRPFFPKKVPKWVMHTISKLYQLYKYKPQKRKRAKC is encoded by the coding sequence ATGACACAATCCAGATACGCCTACTATGCATCCACTGTTTTATTTGGTAACAAAAATAAACGTGTGCACGTTCTTCAGCATCATAATGATTTACAACTGTATGGCATAGGAAGAAGCGCTGCTGTATTTAAGATAAAAAAGGAAAATAGAGTAATCAAGATTTTTTATCCGCAATTCAAACGAACAGCAATGGAAGAGAAGCAAAACTACGAAAGATTAAATGGAAGTAACTACTACCCTGCTATTTATGAAGCAGGTGTCAATTATCTGGTAATGGATTTTATGGAAGGCAAAACATTTTTTGAATGTCTTGCAAAGGGGATTCCCTTAAAACCTTACCATATCAAGCATGTGGACAATGGTTTGCAATATGCAAGGAGCGTTGGATTAAATCCTTCAGATATACACTTGCATAACCTGATTCTGACAAACGATGATAACGTGCGTATCATTGACGTGGCACGTTTTTCCCAAGAAAAAATATGTACGCAATGGGACGATTTAAAATGTGCTTACAGACAATATTATCAACGTCCTTTTTTCCCGAAAAAGGTCCCAAAATGGGTAATGCATACGATATCAAAGCTGTACCAGCTGTATAAATATAAACCTCAAAAAAGGAAAAGAGCGAAATGCTGA
- a CDS encoding GNAT family N-acetyltransferase encodes MGITIRTAVKADFAAVQQVAQTAWEAAYKDLIPMAVQEQFLAKAYSTDQLHHKLEKTIFFVGEMENEVVAFANLHRSKQENNLSAIYVDPAFQSKGLGSALLKEIKKALQSGDELVVYLEKGNHQAETFYRKHGFTYVKTFSETLLNHTFQTVKMAVVI; translated from the coding sequence ATGGGGATAACTATCAGAACAGCAGTAAAAGCTGATTTTGCTGCCGTTCAGCAGGTCGCTCAAACAGCATGGGAAGCGGCTTATAAAGATTTGATTCCGATGGCGGTTCAAGAACAATTTTTAGCAAAAGCGTATTCTACTGATCAACTCCATCATAAACTGGAGAAAACAATCTTTTTCGTCGGAGAAATGGAAAATGAGGTTGTGGCATTTGCAAATCTGCATCGAAGTAAGCAAGAAAATAATCTTTCTGCTATCTACGTTGATCCCGCATTTCAATCCAAAGGCTTGGGCAGCGCGCTTTTAAAGGAAATAAAGAAGGCGTTGCAAAGCGGCGATGAACTAGTGGTTTACTTGGAGAAGGGAAATCATCAAGCAGAAACATTTTACCGAAAGCATGGATTCACGTATGTAAAAACGTTTAGCGAGACATTGTTGAATCATACTTTTCAAACGGTTAAAATGGCTGTCGTTATTTAG
- a CDS encoding SDR family oxidoreductase → MERKTALITGGNSGIGYATAAELARQNYQLILVCRNGEKGEEARQKIISATGNKNVDLLIADLSSQQDIRELAEQVQKHYATLDVLINNAGGVFGQYQVNQDGFEMTFAVNYLAPFLLTHLLLDTLKASSPARIINIASVVQDKNFHPEDAVHQTSSDYAGMQAYKTAKTAVLMMTYYMSKRLKNSGVTVNALHPGFIYTPQATRLAPKWLRPVMKVFSKNPEQGAATPIYLATSDEVADTTGAFFKDNKIEQTSPITYNEDLQKDLYTKSMQWTKLRTDDV, encoded by the coding sequence ATGGAAAGAAAAACGGCTTTGATAACGGGAGGAAATTCAGGGATTGGCTACGCAACAGCTGCTGAGCTGGCAAGGCAAAATTATCAACTCATTTTAGTGTGCAGAAATGGCGAAAAAGGAGAAGAAGCGCGTCAAAAAATAATAAGCGCTACTGGTAATAAGAATGTTGATTTGCTTATTGCTGATTTGTCTTCTCAGCAGGATATTCGGGAGCTGGCAGAACAAGTGCAGAAGCATTACGCAACCTTAGACGTTCTAATAAACAATGCTGGTGGTGTGTTCGGCCAGTACCAGGTTAATCAAGACGGTTTTGAAATGACTTTTGCGGTGAATTATTTGGCACCATTTTTATTAACGCATTTGCTGCTTGATACATTGAAAGCTTCCAGTCCGGCGAGAATTATTAACATCGCATCTGTCGTGCAGGATAAAAACTTTCATCCGGAAGATGCGGTCCATCAAACATCATCTGATTATGCAGGGATGCAAGCATATAAAACAGCAAAAACGGCTGTGCTTATGATGACGTATTATATGAGTAAACGTTTGAAAAACAGCGGCGTTACGGTGAACGCGCTGCACCCGGGCTTTATTTATACGCCGCAAGCAACACGGCTGGCACCGAAATGGCTACGTCCAGTTATGAAGGTATTTTCAAAAAATCCGGAACAAGGTGCAGCTACTCCGATTTATCTAGCAACATCGGATGAAGTGGCAGACACGACAGGCGCGTTTTTTAAAGATAATAAGATAGAGCAGACTTCTCCTATTACGTATAATGAAGATCTTCAAAAGGATCTATATACTAAAAGTATGCAGTGGACAAAATTACGTACGGATGATGTATAA
- a CDS encoding glycosyltransferase family 8 protein, which yields MNILVTLNSHYLHPLKVMLTSLFSNNPGESFSIYVMHSTIDEQELKKLELYIQDYGHTLTVLTVDETYFADTPTLKHFTTEMYYRLLAFKFLPANLDRILYIDPDILVLNPVRELYDMEMEGYLYAAAYHGFINVKDVNKLRLNAYEIDEYYNSGVLLMNLPLQRKWIKEQDIFTFVEKNRKRLLLPDQDILNALYSAKIKSLDEKIYNYDARYYRYYKLKTNGFFDIDHVLRYTVFLHFCGKKKPWHKNYNGKFHALYKHYENMAFKDEVR from the coding sequence ATGAACATTCTGGTTACGTTAAACAGTCATTATTTACATCCTCTGAAGGTCATGCTGACTTCTCTTTTCTCCAATAATCCAGGGGAATCTTTTTCGATTTATGTAATGCATTCCACTATTGATGAACAAGAATTGAAAAAATTGGAGTTATACATTCAGGATTATGGACACACATTAACAGTCCTCACAGTTGACGAGACTTATTTTGCTGACACACCTACCCTCAAACACTTTACTACGGAAATGTATTACCGGTTGTTGGCTTTTAAATTTTTACCTGCGAATTTGGATCGTATTTTATATATTGATCCAGATATTCTTGTTCTCAACCCTGTTCGGGAATTATACGACATGGAAATGGAAGGGTATTTATATGCTGCTGCCTATCACGGTTTTATAAACGTCAAAGATGTAAACAAGCTAAGGCTGAATGCATATGAAATCGATGAATATTATAATTCTGGGGTACTCCTGATGAACCTGCCTCTTCAAAGAAAATGGATCAAGGAACAGGACATCTTTACATTTGTCGAAAAGAATCGGAAACGATTGCTTTTACCTGATCAGGATATTTTGAATGCACTGTATTCTGCTAAAATCAAAAGTTTGGATGAAAAAATTTATAATTATGATGCACGATATTACCGTTACTATAAGTTAAAGACCAATGGGTTTTTCGACATTGACCATGTTTTACGCTACACCGTATTTCTTCATTTTTGCGGCAAGAAAAAGCCATGGCATAAGAATTATAACGGAAAATTTCACGCTTTGTACAAACATTATGAGAACATGGCTTTTAAGGATGAAGTACGTTGA